A genomic segment from Micropterus dolomieu isolate WLL.071019.BEF.003 ecotype Adirondacks linkage group LG03, ASM2129224v1, whole genome shotgun sequence encodes:
- the LOC123968981 gene encoding sialic acid-binding Ig-like lectin 13 translates to MTAALTLLLIGWPLQRALCGQFEVTVPQTIEVLRGSCVTIPCSFDVENNYESNLDNTCKAIWKIALETVVFDSSTPQQNKIKGELTGDLTKKDCTTTLNNMQPEHSKKYFFRVQCNNVLRHNFPDQKLEISVKDGPPTPTLTPSTLKVKEGTSVKVTCSAPAPCLSHPPTLTWTPSLGDIHETLQENQDKTKVKTSVLTFTASHLHHRENISCTAVYNKQDGSIESSVTTRLTADILFAPQILPSTDCTNTTGQLNCSCESTGNPSPTLQWHLDGFPVNNSDKFAISSETLYDTGLKSFITWSRPQWRDFSPLLCQSSNSLGSARFYAYIFQPQTSAERYDLVTLAVFITIVVALLVVVCALLLVIRAQKTRHCLLNSKVAMNLGVTNGEGKEVPKATEEDIYVNTADILK, encoded by the exons ATGACTGCAGCTCTGACTCTGCTTCTCATTGGCTGGCCGCTACAAC GTGCCCTGTGTGGACAGTTTGAGGTCACTGTGCCGCAGACTATAGAGGTTCTGAGAGGATCCTGTGTGACCATCCCCTGCTCTTTTGATGTAGAGAACAACTATGAATCAAACTTGGATAACACATGTAAAGCAATATGGAAAATTGCTCTAGAAACTGTTGTGTTTGATAGCAGTActccacaacaaaataaaataaaaggagaaTTGACAGGAGACTTGACAAAAAAAGACTGCACCACAACTCTGAATAACATGCAACCTGAACACAGCAAGAAATATTTCTTCAGAGTGCAATGCAACAACGTCCTGAGACATAATTTTCCTGACCAAAAATTGGAAATTTCTGTCAAAG ATGGTCCTCCCACACCGACTCTGACTCCGTCCACACTGAAGGTGAAGGAGGGAACATCAGTGAAAGTGACGTGTTCTGCTCCAGctccctgtctgtctcatcCTCCAACTCTGACATGGACCCCCAGCCTTGGTGACATTCATGAGACACTGCAGGAGAATCAGGACAAAACTAAAGTCAAGACCTCTGTTCTGACCTTCACTGCCTCTCACCTCCATCACAGAGAGAACATCTCCTGTACCGCTGTATACAACAAACAAGATGGCAGCATTGAGTCATCTGTTACCACAAGATTAACAGCTGATATTTTAT TTGCTCCACAGATCCTGCCCTCAACTGATTGCACCAACACTACAGGCCAGCTTAACTGTTCGTGTGAGAGTACGGGAAACCCCTCTCCCACTTTACAGTGGCATTTGGATGGGTTTCCTGTCAATAACTCTGACAAGTTTGCAATCAGCAGTGAGACTCTATACGACACTGGTCTGAAGAGCTTCATCACTTGGAGTCGACCACAGTGGAGGGATTTTTCCCCCTTGCTCTGCCAGAGCTCCAACTCTCTGGGATCTGCACGATTTTATGCCTACATTTTTCAGCCTCAAACATCTGCAGAAAGATAcg ACTTAGTGACGTTGGCAGTCTTCATCACAATTGTTGTTGCACTACTGGTAGTAGTGTGCGCCCTGCTGTTAGTTATCAG ggctCAGAAGACTCGCCATTGCCTCCTTAACAGCAAAGTTGCTATGAACCTAGGCGTAACAAATGGAGAGGGAAAAGAG GTACCAAAAGCAACAGAGGAGGACATTTATGTCAACACTGCTGATATCTTGAAGTAG
- the LOC123968980 gene encoding myelin-associated glycoprotein-like isoform X1, whose protein sequence is MAAALTLLLIGWLLQSALCGQFGVTVPQTIEVLRGSCVTIPCSFDVENNYESSLDNTCKALWKITLETVVFDSSTPQQNKIKGELTGDLTKKDCTTTLNNMQPEHSKKYFFRLECKTLQYNFLTQQLEISVKDGPPRPTLTPSTLKVKEGTSVKVTCSAPAPCLSHPPALTWTPSLGDIHETLQENQNKTKVKTSVLTFTASHLHHRENISCTAVYNKQDGSTESSVSPRLTADILFAPQILPSTDCTKSAGQFNCSCESVGNPSPTLQWYLDGLSVNESDKFAIRNETVNDTSLRSFITVSQPQGWIRSTLLCSSSSFLGSVTQRFYVYVLQPQTSVEGYDLVTLAVFITIVVALLVVVCALLLVIRAQKTRHCLLKSKVAMNLGVTNGEGKEVPKATEEDIYVNTADILK, encoded by the exons ATGGCTGCAGCTCTGACTCTCCTTCTCATTGGCTGGTTGCTGCAAA GTGCCCTGTGTGGACAGTTTGGGGTCACTGTGCCGCAGACTATAGAGGTTCTGAGAGGATCCTGTGTGACCATCCCCTGCTCTTTTGACGTAGAGAACAACTATGAATCAAGCTTGGATAACACATGTAAAGCATTATGGAAAATTACACTAGAAACTGTTGTGTTTGATAGCAGTActccacaacaaaataaaataaaaggagaaTTGACAGGAGACTTGACAAAAAAAGACTGCACCACAACTCTGAATAACATGCAACCTGAACACAGCAAGAAATATTTCTTCAGACTGGAATGCAAAACactgcaatataattttcttaCACAACAACTGGAAATTTCAGTCAAAG ATGGTCCTCCCAGACCAACTCTGACTCCGTCCACACTGAAGGTGAAGGAGGGAACATCAGTGAAAGTGACGTGTTCTGCTCCAGctccctgtctgtctcatcCTCCAGCTCTGACATGGACCCCCAGCCTTGGTGACATTCATGAGACACTGCAGGAGAATCAGAACAAAACTAAAGTTAAGACCTCTGTTCTGACCTTCACTGCCTCTCACCTCCATCACAGAGAGAACATCTCCTGTACCGCAGTATACAACAAACAAGATGGCAGCACTGAGTCATCTGTTAGCCCAAGATTAACAGCTGATATTTTAT TTGCTCCACAGATCCTGCCCTCAACTGATTGCACCAAATCTGCAGGCCAGTTTAACTGTTCCTGTGAGAGTGTGGGAAACCCCTCTCCCACTTTACAGTGGTATTTGGATGGATTATCTGTCAATGAATCTGACAAGTTTGCAATCAGAAATGAGACTGTAAATGACACAAGTCTGAGGAGCTTCATCACTGTGAGTCAACCACAGGGGTGGATTCGTTCCACTTTActctgcagcagctccagcttTCTGGGATCTGTGACTCAACGATTTTATGTCTACGTCCTTCAACCTCAAACATCTGTAGAAGGTTACG ACTTAGTGACGTTGGCAGTCTTCATCACAATAGTTGTTGCACTACTGGTAGTAGTGTGCGCGCTGCTGTTAGTTATCAG ggcTCAGAAGACTCGCCATTGCCTCCTTAAGAGCAAAGTTGCTATGAACCTAGGCGTAACAAATGGAGAGGGAAAAGAG GTACCAAAAGCAACAGAGGAGGACATTTATGTCAACACTGCTGATATCTTGAAGTAG
- the LOC123968980 gene encoding myelin-associated glycoprotein-like isoform X2, with protein sequence MAAALTLLLIGWLLQSALCGQFGVTVPQTIEVLRGSCVTIPCSFDVENNYESSLDNTCKALWKITLETVVFDSSTPQQNKIKGELTGDLTKKDCTTTLNNMQPEHSKKYFFRLECKTLQYNFLTQQLEISVKDGPPRPTLTPSTLKVKEGTSVKVTCSAPAPCLSHPPALTWTPSLGDIHETLQENQNKTKVKTSVLTFTASHLHHRENISCTAVYNKQDGSTESSVSPRLTADILFAPQILPSTDCTKSAGQFNCSCESVGNPSPTLQWYLDGLSVNESDKFAIRNETVNDTSLRSFITVSQPQGWIRSTLLCSSSSFLGSVTQRFYVYVLQPQTSVEDLVTLAVFITIVVALLVVVCALLLVIRAQKTRHCLLKSKVAMNLGVTNGEGKEVPKATEEDIYVNTADILK encoded by the exons ATGGCTGCAGCTCTGACTCTCCTTCTCATTGGCTGGTTGCTGCAAA GTGCCCTGTGTGGACAGTTTGGGGTCACTGTGCCGCAGACTATAGAGGTTCTGAGAGGATCCTGTGTGACCATCCCCTGCTCTTTTGACGTAGAGAACAACTATGAATCAAGCTTGGATAACACATGTAAAGCATTATGGAAAATTACACTAGAAACTGTTGTGTTTGATAGCAGTActccacaacaaaataaaataaaaggagaaTTGACAGGAGACTTGACAAAAAAAGACTGCACCACAACTCTGAATAACATGCAACCTGAACACAGCAAGAAATATTTCTTCAGACTGGAATGCAAAACactgcaatataattttcttaCACAACAACTGGAAATTTCAGTCAAAG ATGGTCCTCCCAGACCAACTCTGACTCCGTCCACACTGAAGGTGAAGGAGGGAACATCAGTGAAAGTGACGTGTTCTGCTCCAGctccctgtctgtctcatcCTCCAGCTCTGACATGGACCCCCAGCCTTGGTGACATTCATGAGACACTGCAGGAGAATCAGAACAAAACTAAAGTTAAGACCTCTGTTCTGACCTTCACTGCCTCTCACCTCCATCACAGAGAGAACATCTCCTGTACCGCAGTATACAACAAACAAGATGGCAGCACTGAGTCATCTGTTAGCCCAAGATTAACAGCTGATATTTTAT TTGCTCCACAGATCCTGCCCTCAACTGATTGCACCAAATCTGCAGGCCAGTTTAACTGTTCCTGTGAGAGTGTGGGAAACCCCTCTCCCACTTTACAGTGGTATTTGGATGGATTATCTGTCAATGAATCTGACAAGTTTGCAATCAGAAATGAGACTGTAAATGACACAAGTCTGAGGAGCTTCATCACTGTGAGTCAACCACAGGGGTGGATTCGTTCCACTTTActctgcagcagctccagcttTCTGGGATCTGTGACTCAACGATTTTATGTCTACGTCCTTCAACCTCAAACATCTGTAGAAG ACTTAGTGACGTTGGCAGTCTTCATCACAATAGTTGTTGCACTACTGGTAGTAGTGTGCGCGCTGCTGTTAGTTATCAG ggcTCAGAAGACTCGCCATTGCCTCCTTAAGAGCAAAGTTGCTATGAACCTAGGCGTAACAAATGGAGAGGGAAAAGAG GTACCAAAAGCAACAGAGGAGGACATTTATGTCAACACTGCTGATATCTTGAAGTAG